A single region of the Thermoanaerobacterium aotearoense genome encodes:
- a CDS encoding SpoIID/LytB domain-containing protein: protein MRFKKFVSFFLLFTLILMSTVSYVNASINMPSLIKIGLFYASNSLPSYTIVSSNGFKVGTDDGTGNVKAIYSISYNNVQVIKDDNFYLQEGNFPDQMTADGQQTKLSSDVSNSIVGYDGSYHIYIGPYSSQSDANAAMNSLKSKFSDIKLVSPNDHILITQSGKSIFLYVVSNQIYLMDTSGDGPISINGKRYRGYFEFIRQQNSDMTAINVLPLEEYLYGVVPAEMPASWNVEALKAQAVAARTYAVYNIGKYSKYGFDLTNDVSCQAYNGYDGENPNTNKAVDDTKGVIAIYNGQPIEAIFHSHSGGYTEDSENVYTNSVPYLRGVEDKYVFGYNESIDNWTVSVTADSITQKLKDSGIDIGNITNIQVTSKSWTGRAIQVTIYGDKGNYVLNKNDIRNFFGLKSNMITISGNGSASNSNTAYIQSQQGIVSKSLSGLTVISANGQKTVGNSDLYILGQNKTIKIASQSGPSTIFTINGSGYGHGVGLSQYGARGMADHGYNYIDILKYYYKGIDVYDTINNKAL, encoded by the coding sequence GTGAGGTTCAAAAAGTTTGTTTCATTTTTCTTGCTTTTCACACTTATTTTGATGAGTACCGTCAGCTATGTAAACGCCAGTATAAATATGCCGTCTTTGATAAAAATAGGGCTTTTTTATGCTTCCAATTCGTTGCCGTCCTATACAATAGTTTCTTCCAATGGATTTAAGGTTGGTACAGATGACGGCACTGGCAATGTAAAGGCTATATACAGTATTTCCTATAACAATGTTCAGGTGATAAAAGATGACAACTTTTACTTGCAAGAAGGCAATTTCCCTGATCAAATGACGGCGGACGGACAACAAACAAAATTAAGCTCTGATGTTTCAAATTCAATTGTGGGATACGATGGTAGTTATCATATTTATATTGGACCGTATTCAAGCCAATCTGATGCAAACGCAGCAATGAATAGCCTCAAATCTAAGTTTTCGGATATTAAGTTGGTATCTCCAAATGATCATATATTGATAACACAAAGTGGGAAATCTATATTTTTATATGTAGTAAGTAATCAGATTTACCTTATGGATACATCTGGAGATGGACCGATATCTATTAATGGGAAAAGATACAGAGGGTATTTTGAATTCATAAGGCAGCAGAATAGCGACATGACTGCGATAAACGTTTTGCCGTTGGAGGAATATTTGTATGGTGTTGTTCCTGCAGAAATGCCTGCCTCTTGGAATGTAGAAGCTTTAAAAGCACAGGCTGTGGCGGCAAGAACTTATGCAGTTTACAATATTGGGAAATACAGCAAATATGGATTTGATTTGACAAACGACGTCAGTTGCCAAGCATACAATGGATACGATGGAGAAAATCCAAATACAAATAAGGCTGTTGACGATACAAAGGGAGTAATAGCAATATACAATGGTCAGCCTATAGAAGCCATATTCCATTCACATAGTGGTGGTTACACAGAAGACAGCGAAAATGTCTATACAAACAGCGTTCCTTATTTAAGAGGCGTTGAAGATAAATATGTTTTCGGGTACAATGAGTCCATTGACAATTGGACTGTGAGTGTTACTGCCGATTCTATTACACAGAAATTAAAAGACAGTGGCATTGATATAGGCAATATCACAAATATTCAAGTCACCAGTAAAAGTTGGACTGGCAGGGCTATACAGGTAACAATTTATGGTGATAAAGGTAATTATGTTTTAAATAAAAACGACATAAGGAATTTTTTTGGACTTAAAAGCAATATGATAACAATAAGTGGGAATGGCAGTGCTTCAAATAGCAATACTGCTTATATTCAGTCACAACAGGGTATTGTCAGCAAATCATTGTCTGGTCTAACGGTCATATCTGCAAATGGACAAAAGACTGTTGGCAATAGTGATTTGTATATTTTAGGGCAAAACAAAACGATTAAAATTGCCAGTCAGAGTGGACCATCTACTATATTTACTATAAATGGCAGTGGATACGGGCATGGCGTCGGACTGAGCCAATATGGAGCTCGCGGGATGGCAGATCATGGGTATAATTATATAGACATATTAAAATACTACTATAAAGGAATCGATGTTTATGATACAATAAACAATAAGGCTTTATAA
- a CDS encoding DUF2905 domain-containing protein gives MFQEFGKTLIVIGIVLTIVGIILFFGGKFGIGHLPGDIVFKKGNFTFYFPLMSSIILSVVLTLILWLFRK, from the coding sequence ATGTTTCAAGAATTTGGAAAGACGTTGATTGTCATAGGTATAGTGCTTACAATAGTTGGTATAATCTTATTTTTTGGCGGCAAGTTCGGAATCGGACATTTGCCTGGTGATATTGTATTTAAGAAAGGCAATTTTACTTTTTACTTTCCATTGATGTCGTCAATAATTTTAAGTGTTGTTTTGACTTTAATACTATGGCTTTTTAGAAAATAA
- the ruvB gene encoding Holliday junction branch migration DNA helicase RuvB, producing MEERILTQNFTPEDASEYSLRPKRLSEYIGQRKIKEELKIYIEAAKMRSEPLDHVLLFGPPGLGKTTLANIISNEMGVGIRITSGPAIERAGDLAAILTNLQENDILFIDEIHRLNRSVEEILYPAMEDFELDIIIGKGPSARSLRLDLPHFTLIGATTRAGLMTSPLRDRFGVIMRLEFYSVEELSEIIKRSSAILNIGIDDEAAYELGRRSRGTPRIANRLLKRVRDFAQVKGNGFIDFHIAKDALDMLGVDDMGLEHIDRKMLKSIIEKFSGGPVGIDTIAASIGEESDTIEDVYEPYLMQIGFLNRTPRGRIATKLAYEYLNYSFPE from the coding sequence ATGGAGGAGAGGATTTTAACACAGAATTTTACACCAGAAGACGCCTCCGAGTATTCTTTACGTCCAAAAAGGTTGTCTGAATACATAGGACAGAGGAAGATTAAAGAGGAGCTAAAAATTTACATAGAGGCAGCTAAGATGAGAAGTGAACCATTAGACCATGTACTGCTTTTTGGACCGCCTGGCCTTGGCAAAACTACACTTGCCAACATTATATCGAATGAGATGGGTGTTGGCATTAGAATAACTTCCGGACCAGCCATAGAAAGGGCGGGGGATTTAGCAGCAATACTTACTAATTTGCAGGAAAATGATATTCTTTTTATTGATGAAATACACAGGCTTAATAGAAGTGTGGAAGAAATTTTATATCCAGCCATGGAAGATTTTGAATTAGATATAATAATTGGGAAAGGGCCCAGTGCAAGATCGCTGCGGCTTGATTTGCCGCATTTTACTCTTATAGGAGCAACGACAAGAGCTGGACTGATGACTTCTCCTCTAAGGGACAGATTTGGTGTAATCATGAGGCTGGAGTTTTATTCTGTTGAGGAATTAAGTGAGATCATAAAAAGGTCATCAGCCATATTGAATATAGGTATTGACGATGAGGCTGCTTATGAGTTGGGACGTCGTTCAAGAGGAACACCAAGGATAGCGAATAGGCTTTTAAAGAGAGTGAGAGATTTTGCTCAAGTGAAAGGCAATGGTTTTATTGATTTTCATATAGCAAAAGATGCTCTTGATATGTTGGGTGTAGATGATATGGGGCTTGAGCATATAGATAGAAAAATGCTAAAATCTATTATTGAGAAGTTTTCTGGAGGACCTGTCGGCATCGACACTATTGCAGCTTCAATAGGTGAAGAAAGCGATACTATTGAAGATGTTTATGAACCATATTTGATGCAGATCGGCTTTTTAAACAGGACTCCAAGGGGTAGGATAGCGACAAAATTGGCTTATGAGTACCTTAATTACAGTTTTCCTGAGTGA
- the ruvA gene encoding Holliday junction branch migration protein RuvA — MIDYIKGYIVEKGIDYVVIETLGIGFKIIVPRSTLSQLTTTSEMVKLYTYMHVKEDGFQLYGFLTINEVEIFKKLIAVNGVGPKAAVSILSTISIENFYDAIRNSDSKAIEKSPGIGKKTAQRIILELKDKLTFGHEAKLDDSSNDVVDALLSLGYTKQESIKALEGVDCSNLESALKEALKKLMK; from the coding sequence ATGATAGATTATATAAAAGGTTATATTGTTGAAAAAGGCATTGATTATGTCGTTATTGAAACGCTTGGCATAGGTTTTAAAATAATAGTGCCAAGGAGCACTTTAAGCCAGTTGACAACTACAAGTGAGATGGTTAAGCTTTATACATATATGCATGTTAAAGAAGATGGATTTCAACTTTATGGATTTTTGACGATAAATGAGGTAGAAATTTTTAAAAAGTTAATAGCTGTAAATGGAGTTGGACCTAAAGCAGCAGTATCAATATTATCAACAATATCTATTGAAAATTTTTATGATGCCATAAGAAATAGCGATTCGAAAGCCATAGAGAAATCACCAGGTATTGGGAAGAAAACCGCACAGAGGATAATATTAGAGCTTAAAGACAAGCTAACGTTTGGTCATGAGGCAAAACTTGATGATTCATCGAATGATGTGGTTGATGCACTGTTATCGCTTGGATATACGAAACAGGAGTCCATAAAAGCATTAGAAGGAGTAGACTGTTCAAATTTAGAGTCTGCTTTAAAAGAGGCACTGAAAAAGCTTATGAAATAA
- the ruvC gene encoding crossover junction endodeoxyribonuclease RuvC: protein MRIIGIDPGIAIMGYGVIDDNGGKFKVLEYGAITTPVGTEKSLRLKDVYDGVKLLIERYKPDVMAIEELFFNKNAKTVITIGEARGVAILAAVNCGIKVFEYTPLQVKQSVVGYGRAEKKQVQNMVKAILRLEEIPKPDDVADALAVALCHSNSNILNAKLGSLK, encoded by the coding sequence ATGAGAATTATTGGGATTGATCCTGGAATTGCAATCATGGGATATGGAGTAATTGATGACAATGGCGGAAAATTTAAAGTTTTGGAGTACGGAGCTATTACAACGCCGGTTGGAACTGAAAAAAGTTTGAGGCTTAAAGATGTGTACGATGGTGTAAAATTGCTGATTGAAAGGTACAAACCTGATGTTATGGCCATTGAAGAGCTTTTTTTTAATAAAAACGCTAAAACTGTCATAACCATAGGTGAAGCAAGGGGTGTGGCTATTTTAGCTGCAGTAAATTGTGGTATAAAGGTATTTGAATATACCCCATTGCAAGTGAAACAATCTGTAGTAGGTTATGGTAGAGCTGAAAAAAAGCAAGTTCAGAATATGGTAAAGGCGATTTTAAGATTGGAAGAAATACCGAAACCAGATGATGTAGCTGATGCGCTGGCAGTCGCACTTTGCCATAGTAACAGCAATATTTTGAATGCGAAATTGGGGTCATTAAAATGA
- a CDS encoding chemotaxis protein CheW: MLNQIVIFKLNDEEFCVDIMDVLEIIRMQSITKVPDVPSFVEGIINLRGTVIPIIDLKKRLNMRLTEYDDNTRIIIIKINEKSVGFIVDSVTEVLHVEPESIKEAPDIIAGIGKEYIESVISYDDRLIINLDLEKILTEKEKKEIEEM, encoded by the coding sequence ATGCTAAATCAAATTGTTATATTCAAATTAAACGACGAGGAATTTTGCGTAGATATAATGGATGTGTTAGAAATAATCCGTATGCAGTCGATAACGAAAGTACCGGATGTGCCAAGCTTTGTAGAAGGCATCATCAATCTAAGGGGTACCGTAATACCAATCATAGATCTTAAAAAAAGACTGAATATGAGACTTACAGAATACGACGATAACACAAGAATAATAATCATCAAAATCAATGAAAAATCTGTTGGATTCATCGTTGACTCTGTAACAGAAGTGTTGCACGTAGAGCCTGAATCTATAAAGGAAGCGCCAGATATCATAGCAGGAATAGGAAAAGAATACATAGAATCTGTAATAAGCTATGACGATCGCCTAATCATAAATTTAGACTTAGAAAAAATACTGACTGAAAAAGAAAAAAAGGAGATAGAAGAAATGTAA
- a CDS encoding YebC/PmpR family DNA-binding transcriptional regulator: MSGHSKWANIKHKKEKMDAQKGKIFTKLTKDIIMAAKEGGDPETNSKLRDAIEKAKANNLPNDNIQRAIKKGTGELSGGNLEEVVYEGYGPAGSAIIVEALTDNKNRTAGDIRHIFDRSGGSLGSTGCVAWMFDKKGIITVEKNENIDEDELAMVAIDAGADDFSSDGDEYEILTDPTNFQAVKDAINKAGYVMSSAEITMIPQNRVKLSDSDYEKFEKFIEKLEENDDVQEVYHNVDMPDDEE; this comes from the coding sequence ATGTCTGGACATTCAAAATGGGCTAATATAAAGCATAAAAAAGAAAAAATGGATGCACAGAAAGGAAAAATATTTACAAAACTTACGAAAGACATAATAATGGCGGCAAAAGAAGGCGGTGATCCTGAGACAAACAGCAAGTTAAGAGATGCCATAGAAAAGGCAAAGGCTAACAATCTTCCTAATGATAACATACAGAGGGCCATAAAGAAAGGTACCGGCGAATTAAGCGGTGGTAATCTCGAGGAAGTCGTTTATGAAGGTTATGGACCTGCAGGTTCTGCAATAATAGTGGAGGCTTTGACTGACAATAAGAATAGAACTGCTGGCGACATAAGGCATATATTTGATAGAAGCGGTGGAAGCTTAGGTTCAACTGGATGTGTCGCTTGGATGTTTGATAAAAAAGGCATTATAACTGTTGAAAAGAATGAAAATATTGATGAAGATGAATTGGCTATGGTTGCAATAGATGCAGGAGCCGACGATTTTTCATCTGATGGTGATGAATATGAGATATTGACGGATCCTACCAACTTTCAAGCTGTTAAAGATGCAATAAACAAGGCAGGATATGTCATGTCTTCCGCTGAAATAACGATGATTCCTCAAAATAGGGTAAAGCTTTCTGATAGCGATTATGAAAAATTCGAGAAATTCATAGAAAAATTGGAAGAAAATGATGATGTGCAAGAAGTATATCATAATGTTGATATGCCAGATGATGAGGAGTAG
- a CDS encoding sulfite exporter TauE/SafE family protein, protein MKRLTKLMIIGFMTGLLNGLFGAGGGTIIVPFMVFLLGIEDHKAHATAISIILPLTIFSSIIYIKSGIFNLPITLNVTLGSVIGGLLGASILNKVPIKYLRKIFGIIMIAASIRILFSK, encoded by the coding sequence ATGAAAAGACTTACAAAATTAATGATTATTGGTTTTATGACTGGACTTTTAAATGGACTATTTGGAGCTGGTGGTGGAACTATCATTGTGCCTTTTATGGTTTTCTTGCTTGGAATCGAAGACCATAAAGCACATGCAACAGCAATATCAATAATTCTTCCGCTGACGATTTTTAGCTCTATCATATACATAAAAAGCGGCATATTCAATTTGCCTATAACTTTAAATGTTACTTTAGGCAGTGTGATAGGGGGTCTTTTAGGCGCATCCATTTTAAATAAAGTACCTATAAAGTATTTGCGCAAAATATTTGGAATAATAATGATTGCTGCGTCGATAAGGATTTTATTTTCTAAATAA
- a CDS encoding sulfite exporter TauE/SafE family protein — protein MKLFIIGFLSGIIGGMGIGGGTILIPGLTIFANIEQHMAQSVNLLSFVPTATIALLYHLKQKNVLLNIILNIILSGLIGSLIGSYISIYINSYMLKRLFAVFLFIMGIYEIISKQKIGEKQNEKAQNKKKQ, from the coding sequence ATGAAATTATTTATAATAGGCTTTTTATCCGGTATCATCGGAGGGATGGGTATTGGTGGAGGAACAATTTTAATCCCCGGTTTGACAATTTTTGCAAATATTGAACAACATATGGCTCAAAGTGTAAATTTGCTATCTTTCGTTCCAACAGCTACCATCGCACTCCTATATCATTTAAAACAAAAAAATGTACTTTTAAACATTATTTTAAACATAATATTAAGCGGTTTAATAGGAAGTCTTATAGGTTCGTATATATCAATTTACATCAACTCATACATGCTAAAAAGGTTATTTGCAGTATTCTTATTTATCATGGGAATTTACGAAATAATATCAAAGCAAAAGATAGGTGAAAAGCAAAATGAAAAAGCGCAAAATAAAAAAAAGCAGTAA
- a CDS encoding CoA-binding protein, whose protein sequence is MDYVEEALKRKVWAVVGATDNKEKFGYKIYKNLKLEGYTVYPVNPNYESVDGDKCYDSLSKLPVVPEVVDMVVSPKRGDAFVEEAAKLGVDIIWFQPGAESDALIEKAENLGLNVVYNTCVMMETDRRK, encoded by the coding sequence ATGGATTACGTTGAAGAAGCATTAAAAAGAAAAGTATGGGCTGTTGTAGGTGCTACAGACAACAAGGAAAAATTCGGGTACAAGATATATAAAAATCTGAAATTGGAAGGTTATACTGTTTATCCTGTCAACCCTAATTATGAAAGTGTTGATGGTGACAAGTGCTACGATTCATTATCAAAATTGCCAGTTGTCCCAGAGGTTGTTGATATGGTTGTATCACCTAAAAGAGGTGATGCTTTTGTGGAAGAAGCGGCAAAACTCGGTGTTGATATTATTTGGTTTCAGCCGGGAGCAGAAAGCGATGCACTGATTGAAAAAGCTGAAAATTTAGGACTTAATGTTGTTTATAATACGTGTGTAATGATGGAGACAGATAGGCGAAAATAA
- a CDS encoding YigZ family protein, whose product MLYNYKTIYGYGCKEIEIKRSRFIGHAKPVQNEDEAIEFINSIKSAHKDATHNVYAYILGERDEIQRYSDDGEPSGTAGVPVLNVIKNEGLKNTAVVVTRYFGGILLGAGGLIRAYVKSAKLGLEAATIVEKILFKSVHITVDYTLFGTVQNDLIKNNYLIKDIEYADKVTLTVYVQYDKKDDFIEHIVNLTNAKSFIEDGSDVYLYKKGDKYLE is encoded by the coding sequence TTGCTCTACAATTACAAAACGATATATGGGTATGGATGTAAAGAAATAGAAATAAAGAGATCACGGTTTATAGGACATGCAAAACCTGTACAAAATGAGGATGAAGCAATCGAGTTTATAAATAGCATAAAAAGTGCTCATAAAGATGCCACTCACAATGTATATGCATATATTTTAGGTGAAAGGGATGAGATACAAAGGTACAGTGATGATGGAGAGCCTTCTGGTACAGCCGGAGTTCCGGTTTTAAATGTCATAAAAAATGAAGGGCTAAAGAATACAGCCGTTGTGGTGACAAGGTATTTTGGCGGGATATTGCTTGGCGCTGGTGGCTTAATAAGGGCTTATGTTAAGAGCGCAAAATTAGGGCTTGAAGCTGCAACTATTGTTGAGAAGATTCTGTTTAAAAGTGTGCACATAACTGTTGATTATACTCTTTTTGGGACTGTGCAAAACGACCTAATAAAGAATAATTATCTAATAAAAGATATCGAGTATGCTGACAAGGTTACATTAACTGTGTACGTTCAATACGATAAAAAAGATGATTTTATAGAACACATTGTCAATTTGACTAATGCAAAATCTTTCATTGAAGACGGAAGCGATGTATATCTTTATAAAAAAGGTGATAAATATTTAGAATAA
- a CDS encoding NUDIX hydrolase, protein MLIRECSGGVVFRGDEVFLLKNEKNEWVLPKGAIRNNELSVDAALRRVRAETGLKSLNVLSTAGETSYEFYSVTRQRPVYNKITWYLMSTDDREFNISNEDGFSDGGFYPIEKALELITYSQDRALVNVSYYKYKSLSKVIA, encoded by the coding sequence ATGTTAATAAGAGAATGCTCTGGTGGAGTTGTATTTAGGGGAGATGAGGTATTTCTCCTAAAGAATGAAAAAAACGAATGGGTATTGCCTAAAGGCGCAATAAGAAACAATGAACTGTCTGTGGATGCAGCGTTAAGGAGAGTAAGGGCTGAAACCGGCTTAAAATCTTTGAATGTCCTATCTACTGCAGGCGAAACCAGTTATGAATTTTATTCTGTTACACGTCAACGTCCTGTCTATAATAAAATCACATGGTATTTAATGTCAACAGATGATAGAGAATTTAACATAAGCAACGAAGATGGCTTTTCAGATGGTGGATTTTACCCAATCGAGAAGGCTTTGGAGCTTATAACTTATAGTCAGGATAGAGCTTTAGTAAACGTTTCTTATTACAAATACAAATCCTTAAGCAAAGTTATCGCATAA
- a CDS encoding DUF3189 family protein codes for MHIIYHCYGGTHTSVIASYIHIGMLPTDKIPSKSEIEGIPMFDRLNGQNDTGHIVLIGTDEYGNNVYSLGVKNVKKLVEPALKDLYYHLFNTNDGLIIVDTSSATNWIMKIGGFTSIALKMPVIGRPLVSYGVTKAYKNIVQIVKNVKAQESAEYNAIKR; via the coding sequence ATGCATATCATTTACCATTGTTACGGAGGAACTCATACATCAGTTATAGCTTCTTACATCCATATTGGGATGCTGCCAACAGATAAAATTCCTTCAAAATCAGAAATTGAAGGAATTCCTATGTTTGATAGATTAAACGGTCAAAACGACACAGGTCATATAGTATTAATAGGTACAGACGAATATGGCAATAACGTATATTCTTTAGGCGTAAAAAATGTAAAAAAGCTTGTAGAGCCAGCATTAAAAGATCTATATTACCATTTATTCAACACAAATGATGGACTGATTATTGTAGATACATCATCCGCCACAAACTGGATAATGAAAATAGGTGGTTTCACATCGATAGCTTTGAAAATGCCTGTAATAGGAAGGCCTTTAGTATCGTATGGAGTGACAAAAGCATACAAAAACATAGTTCAAATTGTGAAAAATGTAAAAGCACAAGAAAGTGCTGAATACAATGCCATTAAGAGATAA
- the hflX gene encoding GTPase HflX codes for MDNKINDSKEKAVLVGVLIDDDDRESIEELEELANTAGAEVVGVMTQSRTNIDRTSYIGKGKLMELKEFIENNDVDVIIVNDELTGIQIKNIEDVTNVKVIDRTGLILDIFAKRAKSAEGMLQVELAQLKYRLPRLQGIGNDLSRLGGGIGTRGPGETKLETDRRHIKERIRAIEGKIDDLRRHRELLRERRRKNEIPVVAIIGYTNAGKSTLMNVLTNSSVYAEDKLFATLDPTARKLVLPSGREIVLIDTVGFIRKLPHDLVEAFKSTLEELKYADVLLHVIDISAKDVMHKIGVVESVLKDLDVIDKPKINVYNKSDLLDKIPENKGDNVYISAKERIGIDELLETIDRFTYSDLSVLDFYFAYANNDEYLFLKKNSKILKEEYDEKGIKIRAQVSAMEKNVLRDFIIS; via the coding sequence ATGGACAACAAAATAAATGATAGCAAGGAAAAGGCAGTATTAGTAGGTGTATTGATTGACGATGATGATAGAGAAAGCATTGAAGAATTGGAGGAATTGGCCAATACGGCTGGTGCAGAAGTTGTAGGTGTAATGACACAATCAAGAACAAATATAGATAGAACAAGTTATATAGGGAAAGGCAAACTTATGGAATTAAAAGAGTTTATCGAGAATAATGATGTTGATGTGATAATCGTTAATGATGAGTTAACAGGCATTCAGATTAAAAATATCGAGGATGTTACAAACGTAAAAGTAATCGATAGAACAGGGCTTATTTTAGATATTTTTGCAAAAAGAGCAAAATCAGCAGAAGGTATGCTTCAAGTTGAATTAGCTCAGTTGAAATACAGATTACCAAGACTTCAAGGAATCGGAAATGATTTATCGAGGTTGGGTGGTGGCATAGGTACAAGAGGCCCTGGTGAGACAAAGCTTGAGACAGATAGGCGACATATTAAAGAGCGAATAAGAGCAATCGAAGGCAAAATAGATGATTTGAGAAGACACAGAGAGCTTTTAAGAGAGAGAAGAAGGAAAAATGAAATTCCTGTTGTAGCCATCATAGGGTATACAAATGCCGGCAAATCTACATTAATGAATGTACTTACAAATTCATCAGTATATGCTGAAGATAAGCTTTTTGCTACGCTTGATCCTACAGCGAGAAAGCTCGTTTTGCCATCTGGGAGAGAAATTGTTTTGATTGACACTGTGGGATTTATAAGAAAACTGCCGCATGATTTGGTGGAAGCTTTTAAGTCAACGCTTGAGGAGCTAAAATATGCGGATGTCTTGCTTCATGTTATAGATATATCAGCGAAAGATGTGATGCATAAAATCGGTGTAGTTGAAAGTGTTCTTAAAGATCTTGATGTGATTGATAAACCTAAGATAAATGTGTACAACAAGTCTGATCTTTTGGACAAGATACCTGAAAACAAAGGTGATAATGTATATATTTCTGCTAAAGAAAGAATTGGCATTGATGAATTGTTAGAAACAATTGACAGATTTACATACAGCGATTTATCTGTTTTAGATTTCTATTTCGCATATGCAAACAATGATGAATACTTGTTTCTGAAGAAAAACTCAAAAATCCTTAAAGAAGAGTATGATGAAAAAGGTATTAAGATAAGAGCACAAGTAAGTGCAATGGAGAAAAATGTATTAAGAGATTTTATTATCTCTTAA
- a CDS encoding AsnC family protein, whose translation MGKNFFDKVNIDPNKHIFDNSINDEELKYEKKKNNFLISILYNAITRFIGYESLLKSGYFFILCNKNGYIIKIINNNELTNYFKELNFKEGNSLRIEDCGVNAVNLSMKYNNLTELYGNDHYCCLFKDWYCTAMPIRDGYYGRVIGYLDVSRIGINNIVHQNALLKNIVSFLEEKISIKSEKISQIYVGLDDIDTLILSSLLRNGVRKAVLEEMGISEKTLRRRVNKLYNLLNVNNDIRLIINAMYLRIIDCYGDIL comes from the coding sequence ATGGGTAAAAATTTTTTTGACAAAGTAAATATTGATCCAAATAAACATATTTTTGATAACTCAATTAATGATGAAGAATTGAAGTATGAAAAAAAGAAAAATAACTTTTTGATATCAATACTTTATAATGCTATTACAAGATTTATTGGATATGAGTCTCTACTTAAGAGCGGGTACTTTTTTATTTTGTGCAATAAAAATGGATATATAATAAAAATTATCAATAATAATGAGTTGACTAATTATTTTAAAGAGTTAAATTTTAAAGAAGGTAATAGTTTGCGGATTGAAGATTGTGGGGTTAATGCAGTAAATCTTTCTATGAAATATAATAACTTAACTGAATTATACGGTAATGATCATTATTGTTGTCTGTTTAAAGATTGGTATTGTACAGCGATGCCAATTAGGGATGGTTACTATGGTAGAGTAATTGGTTATCTTGATGTTTCACGAATTGGAATTAACAACATTGTTCATCAAAATGCACTTCTAAAAAATATAGTTTCTTTTCTTGAAGAAAAAATATCCATTAAAAGCGAGAAGATTTCGCAAATATACGTGGGACTTGATGATATTGACACATTAATTCTATCTTCATTATTGCGCAATGGTGTAAGAAAAGCAGTGCTTGAGGAAATGGGCATTTCGGAGAAAACCCTGAGAAGGCGGGTTAATAAACTTTATAATTTGTTAAATGTAAATAATGATATTCGATTAATTATAAATGCTATGTATTTAAGGATTATAGACTGTTATGGGGATATATTATAA